From the Chloroflexus aurantiacus J-10-fl genome, one window contains:
- a CDS encoding RluA family pseudouridine synthase: MKAVSFLVTSEDHGRPLGDIAADRLGEAGRVAAQRGGLWLGKRRAAASTLAIAGETLSVRFPPTHGYCDAPLTLENIIYEDNDVLVVNKPPACYVGDTPWDTQGSVLAVVQRLLTVRDGVPPVLHLAHQLDFGTSGILVLSKTPRANAPLQTAFARGLAMKQYLAVCSGHPPVTADLVTGHGRAAGGRWRLYDQADIGRVLPDGQRVRLAHTRFTLRRQFANAALVEAMPLTGRTHQIRLHLAALGCPILGDERYGGVVDVAGLHLTHPLLHAAELQLPHPIHGRSLHLFCPPPSLILTVIDRLRQ, encoded by the coding sequence ATGAAGGCCGTTTCCTTCCTTGTAACCTCTGAAGATCATGGGCGTCCGCTAGGGGATATTGCCGCTGACCGACTGGGAGAAGCCGGACGAGTGGCAGCACAGCGGGGCGGCCTATGGCTGGGAAAACGTCGGGCTGCGGCATCCACGCTGGCAATTGCCGGCGAGACACTTTCGGTACGCTTTCCGCCAACCCATGGCTATTGTGATGCGCCACTGACGCTTGAAAACATTATCTACGAAGATAATGATGTGCTGGTGGTAAATAAACCGCCCGCCTGTTATGTGGGCGATACCCCCTGGGACACGCAGGGAAGTGTGCTGGCCGTGGTGCAGCGGTTGTTGACGGTACGTGACGGCGTACCACCGGTGTTGCACCTGGCCCACCAGCTCGATTTTGGCACCAGTGGGATTCTGGTGTTGAGCAAAACCCCGCGCGCAAATGCACCTTTGCAGACTGCGTTTGCCCGTGGGTTGGCGATGAAGCAGTACCTGGCCGTTTGTAGCGGTCATCCGCCGGTAACGGCTGATCTTGTGACCGGGCATGGGCGGGCGGCAGGTGGACGCTGGCGTCTCTACGATCAGGCTGACATCGGGCGTGTATTGCCGGACGGGCAACGGGTTAGACTGGCGCACACCCGATTTACGCTCCGTCGACAATTCGCGAATGCGGCCCTGGTAGAAGCAATGCCATTGACCGGACGAACCCATCAGATTCGGTTACACCTGGCGGCGCTCGGTTGTCCGATCCTCGGTGATGAACGGTATGGTGGGGTAGTGGATGTCGCCGGTTTGCATCTGACCCATCCGTTGCTGCATGCTGCCGAACTCCAGCTTCCGCACCCGATCCACGGGCGTTCGTTACACCTCTTCTGTCCGCCACCATCTCTCATTCTGACAGTGATTGACCGTCTGCGCCAATGA
- a CDS encoding S41 family peptidase, translating into MQRLRIILLIVATILITGCTFSWDELSTRPVEQERPAPPATRLPASTATPAPAGGAATMPVLTPTPAPVATIAPTPTLAPLSREERLNIFQEVWETVRDNYLYEDFNGLDWEAVRAEVQPKVEAAATPEEFYTIMREMIARLGDDHSRFESPQEVAAQIAEARGQLQYGGIGVSVRTVDEGGLITRVVPGGPADQAGILPRDLIVAVNGIPFNDPEAFGPEGAIGAVRGLPGTSVRLTIKRGDEEPRDIEVTRAIIDIAIFNQVTAERLTGDIGLLYIPSFYVDNADSQARDALTALLAGGPLRGMIIDVRDNSGGYIHVMRNIIALFHDGGSIGASVGRNEREEQRIPRGRTIPELTRIPVVILISEETASAAEMFTAGMRILRQATVVGVPSSGNTENLYGYDFSDGSRLLLAEVAYQLPDGTLIEGTGIIPDVLIEAEWWRFPPEQDPQLLAAKEILNAQP; encoded by the coding sequence ATGCAGCGTTTACGAATTATTCTGCTTATTGTAGCCACAATCCTTATCACCGGTTGCACCTTCTCGTGGGACGAGTTGTCAACCAGACCGGTCGAACAGGAGCGACCGGCGCCGCCGGCAACGCGCCTGCCGGCATCAACGGCGACACCTGCACCGGCAGGCGGTGCCGCAACGATGCCGGTATTGACACCAACTCCGGCACCTGTTGCGACGATTGCACCGACACCCACGCTAGCACCGCTTAGTCGTGAAGAACGCCTGAACATCTTTCAAGAGGTCTGGGAGACGGTGCGCGATAATTATTTGTACGAAGATTTCAACGGTCTCGACTGGGAGGCAGTGCGAGCCGAGGTGCAGCCGAAGGTCGAAGCAGCCGCGACTCCGGAAGAGTTTTACACCATTATGCGCGAGATGATTGCCCGGCTGGGTGATGACCACTCGCGCTTCGAGTCACCGCAAGAGGTAGCTGCCCAGATCGCTGAAGCACGCGGTCAGTTGCAGTATGGCGGGATCGGGGTAAGTGTACGCACCGTTGACGAAGGCGGTCTGATCACCAGAGTGGTGCCTGGCGGGCCAGCCGATCAGGCCGGTATTCTACCGCGTGATCTGATCGTCGCGGTCAACGGCATTCCATTTAATGATCCTGAAGCCTTCGGGCCGGAAGGGGCTATCGGTGCAGTCCGTGGCTTGCCGGGAACCAGTGTGCGACTGACGATCAAGCGCGGTGACGAAGAACCGCGTGATATTGAGGTAACGCGCGCTATTATTGACATCGCTATCTTTAATCAAGTCACTGCCGAACGATTAACCGGCGATATTGGTCTGTTATACATTCCCAGCTTCTACGTTGACAATGCCGACTCCCAGGCGCGTGATGCTCTAACTGCTTTGCTGGCCGGCGGTCCGTTGCGCGGGATGATCATTGATGTTCGCGACAATAGTGGCGGCTACATCCACGTCATGCGCAACATTATTGCCCTCTTCCACGATGGCGGCAGTATTGGCGCTTCGGTGGGACGAAATGAGCGCGAAGAGCAACGGATTCCGCGTGGTCGCACCATCCCCGAATTGACCAGGATTCCGGTCGTGATCCTGATTAGCGAAGAGACTGCCAGCGCTGCCGAGATGTTCACTGCCGGTATGCGCATTCTCCGCCAGGCAACCGTTGTCGGTGTGCCCTCGTCAGGCAATACCGAAAACCTCTACGGCTACGATTTTAGCGACGGCTCCCGCTTATTGCTGGCCGAAGTAGCGTATCAGTTGCCTGATGGAACGCTCATCGAAGGCACCGGTATTATCCCCGATGTGCTGATCGAGGCCGAATGGTGGCGTTTCCCGCCTGAACAAGACCCGCAGTTGCTGGCTGCCAAAGAGATATTGAACGCACAACCTTGA
- a CDS encoding universal stress protein has protein sequence MFRTILVPLDGSVVGEQALAAAARLARAFQATVHLVHVHYPNSLTPIVIETLPVIDAELHSLAAEHERFYLNQVAAQPVFNGVQTVVTRLEGAVAETLAAHAQAINADLIVMTTHGWSGFEHFWLGSVAESLLRLTHTPLWLMRPGESASRAAQPLRRILVPLDGSARAEQILAPVQSLAALDGARLTLSRVLVQRRGADQAEVTAQKQEIEAYLQALATRLEAQGVPADIAVGTADQPARALLTLSRELQVDAIALATRGQGGWQRMVMGSVADKIIRASPVPVLVVRP, from the coding sequence ATGTTTCGCACCATTCTCGTTCCGCTTGATGGTTCAGTCGTGGGCGAGCAGGCGTTGGCAGCCGCAGCCCGGCTGGCGCGCGCATTTCAGGCTACCGTGCATCTGGTGCATGTGCATTATCCCAATTCGTTGACCCCCATCGTGATCGAAACGCTACCGGTGATTGATGCCGAATTGCATTCTCTGGCTGCTGAACACGAACGCTTTTACCTGAATCAAGTTGCTGCTCAGCCGGTTTTCAATGGCGTGCAGACGGTCGTTACCCGTCTGGAAGGGGCTGTTGCCGAGACGCTGGCGGCACATGCACAGGCGATCAATGCCGATCTGATCGTGATGACGACGCATGGCTGGAGTGGGTTTGAGCATTTCTGGCTGGGGAGCGTGGCCGAGTCGTTGTTGCGGTTGACCCACACCCCACTCTGGCTGATGCGACCGGGAGAATCGGCGTCGCGGGCTGCGCAACCGCTGCGTCGTATTCTCGTTCCCCTCGATGGCTCGGCGCGTGCCGAGCAGATTTTGGCACCGGTCCAGAGTCTGGCAGCGCTTGATGGCGCTCGTTTAACGCTGTCCCGTGTTCTGGTACAGCGCCGTGGTGCGGATCAGGCCGAAGTGACTGCACAAAAGCAGGAGATTGAAGCGTATTTGCAGGCACTGGCAACCAGGCTGGAAGCGCAGGGGGTGCCGGCAGATATAGCGGTAGGTACTGCTGATCAACCGGCACGGGCGCTGCTCACCCTGAGTCGTGAGCTACAGGTTGATGCGATTGCGCTGGCTACGCGCGGCCAGGGTGGCTGGCAGCGCATGGTGATGGGCAGTGTTGCCGATAAAATCATTCGTGCCAGTCCCGTGCCGGTGCTGGTTGTCCGTCCGTAA
- a CDS encoding glucose-1-phosphate adenylyltransferase family protein — protein sequence MIRTLVMILAGGDSPALSVLTAERTEAAVPFGGKYRIIDFALSNCVNSGLYNVAVLTQYRPRSLHAHLGVGRPWDLDRAQGGLRLLHPSPTPDGGGWQRGTADAVRYNLDFVEDQQVDAVLLLAGDHIYKMDYGPLLKLHAEQEADVTMAVRSVSPHDAHRYGIVSVGSDGRVDRFVEKPRRADSNLASMGIYVFRKQFLIDLLRSTDAVDFGRHLLPQIVSSARAFAYNFQGYWADVGTVQAYYEANLALLAETPALDLYDPEWVIHTVSSDRPGAEIGVQARVENSLLSDGCRVYGTVIGSVLSPGVVVAAGAVVRDSVVLGDAVIEAGAVLDRCIIDEGVRIGEGAHVGFGDDNTPNAEAPERLNTGLTLVGLKAQIPAGVRIGRNVAIKPRTQPAAFPADGQVPSGATI from the coding sequence ATGATACGCACACTCGTGATGATTCTTGCCGGTGGCGACTCGCCGGCCCTCAGTGTTCTCACCGCTGAACGAACTGAGGCCGCAGTACCTTTCGGCGGTAAGTATCGAATTATCGATTTTGCCCTCTCGAATTGCGTCAATTCGGGCTTATACAATGTTGCCGTCCTGACCCAGTATCGCCCCCGCTCGCTGCATGCCCATCTCGGTGTCGGCCGTCCGTGGGATCTCGACCGGGCGCAGGGCGGTTTGCGCTTACTCCATCCATCACCCACGCCCGATGGCGGTGGCTGGCAGCGCGGTACCGCTGATGCAGTGCGCTACAACCTCGATTTCGTTGAGGATCAGCAGGTAGATGCGGTTCTGTTACTGGCTGGAGATCACATCTACAAGATGGATTATGGCCCCCTCCTCAAACTCCATGCCGAACAAGAGGCGGATGTGACGATGGCGGTACGCAGCGTTAGCCCGCACGATGCTCACCGCTACGGGATTGTGTCGGTTGGCAGTGATGGCCGGGTTGATCGCTTCGTCGAAAAACCTCGACGCGCCGACTCTAATCTGGCTTCGATGGGGATTTATGTCTTTCGCAAACAGTTTCTCATCGATCTCTTACGTTCGACCGATGCCGTTGATTTTGGCCGTCATCTGCTTCCCCAGATCGTGAGCAGCGCCCGTGCTTTCGCGTACAATTTTCAGGGCTATTGGGCCGATGTTGGTACAGTACAGGCCTATTACGAGGCAAATCTGGCGCTGCTGGCCGAGACACCGGCCCTCGATCTATACGATCCAGAGTGGGTAATTCACACTGTTAGCTCGGACCGACCGGGTGCCGAGATCGGCGTCCAGGCCAGAGTCGAGAACAGCTTGCTAAGTGACGGCTGTCGCGTGTACGGCACAGTCATCGGGTCGGTACTCTCACCGGGTGTCGTTGTTGCCGCCGGTGCGGTGGTACGCGATTCAGTAGTGCTGGGTGATGCAGTGATTGAGGCAGGTGCTGTCCTTGACCGCTGTATCATTGATGAAGGGGTGCGCATCGGCGAAGGGGCACACGTCGGGTTTGGTGATGATAATACACCCAACGCTGAAGCACCAGAACGCCTGAATACCGGGCTAACCCTTGTTGGCTTGAAAGCACAGATTCCGGCAGGAGTACGTATCGGTCGCAATGTTGCCATCAAACCGCGCACGCAGCCGGCTGCATTTCCGGCTGATGGTCAGGTACCGAGTGGTGCTACCATCTAA
- a CDS encoding glucose-1-phosphate adenylyltransferase yields the protein MRIVAMIMAGGEGTRLSVLSEKRAKPSVPFAGKFRIIDFTLSNCVNSGIFDVAVLTQYRPHSLNEHIGIGKPWDLDRARGGVRLLQPYQGRRDESWYRGTADAIYQNLNYIQERRADLVLILSGDHIYKMNYNDIIKTHLQKRADLTVAVMEVPIEETDRFGIMTTDEHDRIIEFTEKPKARDKGNLASMGIYVFNADILIRRLSEGGPEKPRIDFGKDVIPAMVAEDRVFAHRFKGYWVDVGTIQSYWETSMQLLDPSLDFDLFDPNWLIRTRSEERPPAKIGPQAKVTQSIICNGCTIRGTVIHSVLSPGVYVSPGAIVRDSVVMNDTWIGPGAVLDRVIVDKKVVVGAGARLGFGDDLTVPNRKQPDKLNSGVTVVGKSAHIPAGITIGRNVVINADRDAEDFPAGDVPSGETI from the coding sequence ATGCGCATTGTAGCGATGATCATGGCAGGCGGCGAAGGAACTCGGCTCAGTGTGCTTTCGGAAAAGCGCGCCAAACCTTCAGTGCCCTTCGCCGGTAAGTTTCGCATCATTGACTTTACCCTCTCGAATTGCGTCAACTCTGGCATCTTCGATGTTGCCGTTCTGACGCAATACCGGCCCCATTCACTCAACGAACATATCGGTATTGGTAAACCATGGGACCTCGACCGTGCCCGTGGCGGTGTGCGCCTGCTGCAACCGTACCAGGGTCGCCGTGACGAGTCGTGGTATCGGGGCACAGCCGATGCCATTTATCAAAACCTGAATTACATCCAGGAACGGCGCGCCGATCTGGTGTTGATCCTCTCTGGCGACCATATCTACAAGATGAACTATAACGACATCATTAAAACCCATCTCCAGAAACGGGCCGACCTGACCGTGGCGGTGATGGAGGTTCCCATCGAAGAGACGGATCGCTTCGGGATTATGACAACCGATGAACATGACCGCATTATCGAATTCACCGAAAAACCGAAGGCGCGGGACAAGGGAAATCTGGCGTCGATGGGCATTTATGTCTTTAACGCCGATATTCTGATCCGTCGGTTGTCTGAGGGTGGGCCGGAGAAACCACGGATCGACTTCGGCAAGGACGTGATTCCAGCTATGGTCGCCGAAGACCGTGTGTTTGCTCATCGCTTCAAGGGGTATTGGGTTGATGTCGGGACAATCCAGTCGTATTGGGAAACGAGTATGCAATTACTCGATCCATCACTCGATTTCGATCTCTTCGATCCCAACTGGCTGATCCGCACCCGCAGCGAGGAGCGACCACCGGCCAAGATCGGGCCGCAGGCCAAAGTAACCCAATCGATCATCTGCAATGGCTGTACGATCCGTGGCACGGTTATCCATTCGGTCTTGTCGCCCGGAGTGTACGTTTCGCCGGGGGCCATTGTGCGTGATAGCGTGGTGATGAACGATACCTGGATCGGCCCTGGCGCAGTACTCGACCGGGTGATTGTTGATAAGAAAGTCGTGGTTGGTGCCGGTGCTCGCCTCGGTTTTGGCGATGATCTAACCGTTCCCAATCGAAAACAACCCGATAAACTCAATAGCGGGGTAACTGTTGTCGGTAAGTCGGCGCACATTCCAGCCGGCATTACGATTGGCCGTAACGTTGTGATCAACGCCGACCGCGATGCCGAAGATTTTCCCGCAGGTGATGTTCCATCGGGCGAGACGATCTGA
- a CDS encoding MOSC domain-containing protein — protein MDRKPIQGRIVQINVSPKGGVPKFPVPAAEITIHGVRGDHQRDREHHGGPRRAVSLYSAERIAALQAEGHPIAPGTTGENLTISGLDWAQIGIGDRLLIGSWVELEITDYTTPCNTIAGSFLRGQFTRISQRLHPGWSRLYARVINEGEVRVDDPVTLIKTGA, from the coding sequence ATGGATCGCAAACCCATTCAGGGCAGAATTGTACAGATCAATGTAAGTCCCAAAGGCGGCGTACCCAAATTCCCGGTACCAGCCGCCGAAATAACAATCCATGGCGTGCGTGGCGACCACCAGCGTGATCGCGAACATCACGGCGGGCCACGCCGGGCCGTCTCACTCTACTCGGCTGAACGGATTGCCGCCTTACAGGCGGAAGGCCATCCGATTGCACCAGGAACAACCGGTGAAAATCTCACGATTAGCGGCCTTGATTGGGCGCAGATCGGCATCGGTGATCGTCTGCTGATCGGTTCGTGGGTCGAGTTAGAAATTACTGACTACACCACACCCTGCAACACCATTGCCGGATCGTTCCTGCGAGGTCAGTTTACCCGCATCAGCCAGCGTCTCCATCCCGGTTGGAGCCGACTCTACGCCCGTGTCATCAACGAAGGTGAAGTACGGGTCGATGACCCGGTCACACTCATCAAAACTGGCGCATAG
- a CDS encoding NotI family restriction endonuclease → MAQTQQPLAEVFGYQITDQSEAAARCRSARLCPFQGQDRKCTKDKANNPLGVCAIYHNNEPVITCPIRFRQNWLIAQDAALFFFGEGTRWSILTEIRLPDAFGKSAGNIDVVLVSYDDEGRITDFGAIEIQAVYISGNVRSFFEHYMRDPQGYIVGDWIGETPVPRPDYLSSSRKRLVPQLMYKGAILRAWNKKMAVVVDEQFFQTLPQLASIPPQDANMAWFIYRLMPGRQAHEGTERYYLEKVTEVFTDFEQVIRVMTTSSPGRSEDFIKFLQAKLHEQRQTRHSNL, encoded by the coding sequence ATGGCGCAGACACAACAGCCTCTGGCCGAGGTGTTTGGTTATCAAATCACCGATCAATCTGAGGCAGCGGCGCGCTGTCGCTCGGCACGGCTGTGCCCGTTTCAAGGTCAGGATCGTAAGTGTACAAAGGATAAAGCTAACAATCCGCTAGGTGTTTGCGCTATTTATCATAATAATGAGCCGGTCATAACATGTCCAATTCGTTTTCGTCAGAACTGGCTGATTGCTCAGGATGCTGCTCTATTCTTCTTTGGGGAAGGAACAAGATGGAGTATTTTGACAGAAATCCGCCTGCCAGATGCTTTCGGTAAATCCGCAGGCAATATTGATGTTGTACTGGTTTCTTATGATGACGAAGGAAGGATTACTGATTTTGGAGCTATTGAGATACAGGCAGTATACATTTCAGGTAACGTTCGCAGTTTTTTTGAGCATTATATGAGAGACCCTCAAGGTTATATTGTCGGAGATTGGATTGGAGAAACACCTGTACCGCGTCCTGATTATCTCTCATCTTCACGGAAACGGCTTGTACCACAACTTATGTATAAAGGTGCTATCCTTAGGGCCTGGAACAAGAAAATGGCGGTTGTAGTGGACGAGCAGTTCTTTCAAACGTTACCACAACTGGCGTCAATACCGCCACAAGATGCAAACATGGCCTGGTTTATTTACCGTTTAATGCCTGGCAGGCAGGCTCATGAAGGAACAGAGCGATATTATCTGGAGAAGGTTACGGAGGTATTTACTGACTTTGAGCAGGTTATACGAGTGATGACAACATCATCACCGGGTCGTTCGGAAGACTTTATCAAGTTTCTGCAAGCGAAACTTCATGAGCAACGGCAGACGCGCCATTCAAATCTCTGA
- a CDS encoding DNA adenine methylase: protein MTGLRQVSLFPELDNRSKSHAPVNVASVPQRSPFRYPGGKTWFVPTFRQWMTSMSVKPNLLVEPFAGGGIISLTALFEQLVERVVMVELDADVAAVWEVIVQGDVEWLVERILSFTVTRETVLAELAKAPTTKRERAFQTILRNRTLRGGILADGARFMKAGENGKGIGSRWYPQTLARRLLDLQRIVDRIDFRCDDGLLVMTEYASRADAVYFIDPPYTAGGKKAGKRLYKHHHINHEHLFQLCQSLAGDFLMTYDESEEVKLMAQKYAFQTRLIPMKNTHHATMNELVIGKELSWLDD from the coding sequence ATGACTGGCTTACGACAGGTATCACTATTCCCTGAGTTAGATAATCGATCCAAATCACATGCTCCGGTTAATGTGGCTTCTGTGCCACAACGCAGTCCTTTTCGATATCCGGGTGGTAAGACCTGGTTTGTGCCCACGTTTCGTCAATGGATGACCAGTATGTCGGTAAAACCGAATCTTCTGGTGGAGCCATTTGCTGGTGGTGGGATTATTAGTTTAACCGCATTATTTGAGCAGTTGGTAGAACGAGTCGTGATGGTAGAACTAGACGCTGATGTGGCAGCAGTCTGGGAAGTCATCGTTCAGGGTGATGTGGAATGGCTGGTCGAGCGTATTCTGAGTTTTACCGTGACACGAGAAACTGTACTGGCGGAACTGGCAAAGGCACCGACGACGAAACGTGAACGGGCGTTTCAGACGATTTTGCGCAATCGAACACTACGGGGCGGGATTTTAGCTGATGGTGCCCGGTTTATGAAAGCCGGTGAAAATGGGAAGGGAATCGGTTCGCGCTGGTATCCTCAGACTCTTGCTCGCCGTTTGCTTGATCTCCAACGTATTGTTGATCGTATCGATTTTCGTTGCGATGATGGATTGCTCGTTATGACCGAGTATGCCTCTCGTGCCGATGCTGTATATTTTATCGATCCACCCTATACCGCCGGTGGGAAAAAGGCGGGAAAACGATTGTACAAACACCATCATATCAATCACGAGCATTTGTTTCAATTGTGTCAATCACTTGCAGGTGATTTTTTAATGACATATGATGAATCAGAAGAAGTAAAACTGATGGCACAAAAATATGCATTCCAGACGAGATTAATCCCAATGAAGAATACACATCACGCAACAATGAATGAGCTTGTTATTGGTAAAGAATTGTCCTGGCTTGATGACTGA
- a CDS encoding universal stress protein: MHIALYVGQNPQRTALLAFAAPIVAACAHRVTLITPVSGQNDLDEVVNQLHIDTAIPVQHRCQETTFAAAILSAVQTERPDLLIVPAFPPHFIRGRRLEFNLLAALPVSFLRVQGHVSASPIRRIAVASAGGEQSLRCVPLVSQIARAFQASVTVLHVSSQEVVYFDGFVASPLTEEVALQLDELTGTMLRRLVKELNTQGVDCHLQVLNGLVEETLLSEAQHYDLLVIGSHEVSDVVPEPGDRWVRMLQRLSLQDVTRDLLERSPIPVLVIR, from the coding sequence ATGCACATTGCCCTCTATGTTGGTCAGAATCCTCAGCGCACAGCGCTACTCGCCTTTGCTGCACCAATTGTTGCGGCCTGTGCTCATCGGGTGACGCTCATTACACCAGTTTCCGGGCAAAACGATCTGGATGAGGTTGTCAATCAGTTGCACATTGACACTGCCATTCCCGTGCAGCATCGTTGTCAGGAAACAACCTTTGCGGCTGCGATTCTGAGTGCTGTGCAGACTGAACGACCGGATTTGCTCATTGTGCCGGCATTTCCCCCTCATTTCATTCGCGGGCGACGGCTCGAATTCAATCTGCTCGCAGCTCTACCAGTATCATTTCTGCGCGTGCAGGGACATGTATCCGCTTCCCCCATTCGGCGGATCGCTGTTGCCAGTGCCGGGGGAGAGCAGTCGTTGCGGTGTGTGCCGTTGGTGAGTCAGATCGCCCGTGCTTTTCAGGCCAGTGTGACTGTGCTGCACGTCTCTTCGCAAGAGGTTGTCTATTTCGATGGTTTTGTGGCCTCTCCATTAACAGAGGAAGTTGCCTTGCAACTTGACGAATTGACCGGTACGATGCTCCGACGGCTGGTGAAAGAACTCAACACCCAGGGTGTTGATTGTCATTTGCAGGTGCTTAACGGTCTGGTCGAAGAGACGTTATTGAGTGAAGCGCAGCATTACGATCTGCTGGTGATCGGTAGCCATGAAGTCAGCGATGTTGTGCCTGAGCCGGGTGATCGCTGGGTACGTATGCTGCAACGTCTGTCGCTGCAGGATGTCACGCGCGATCTGTTAGAACGTAGCCCGATCCCGGTGCTGGTGATTCGCTAG
- a CDS encoding PLP-dependent aminotransferase family protein produces the protein MLPDIQFVQRPGVIEFGWGHLAAELLPHTELLRAATWTLTNDAPAALTYGYAQGPGRLIALLAERIAIAEHELMITGGTSQALDMLCKHLSQPGDVVLVEAPTYHLALRIFRDYKLRPVMLPGDQQGVHVTAVATLVRLLRQRGERIAFLYLVPSFRNPSGVTLSAERRAELARLATALELTVIEDEAYAELWYDLPPPPPIASFAPGSMLIRLGSFAKVLAPGLRLGWMQAPSSLIQRCVSSGMLDSGGGVNHFTAHVVLALLRAGDFEPHLLRLRNGLRARRDTLLAALARTMPRGVTWRPPLGGFFVWLRTPPTIDTTALLPIAEAAGVSYIPGERFYAGSGGRHELRLAFSLLSEADLIEGARRLGKVLREAG, from the coding sequence ATGCTGCCGGACATTCAATTTGTACAACGCCCAGGAGTCATCGAGTTTGGTTGGGGGCATCTGGCTGCTGAACTCCTGCCACATACTGAATTATTACGGGCTGCAACCTGGACGCTGACCAACGATGCACCGGCAGCGTTGACCTATGGCTATGCGCAGGGGCCGGGACGCCTGATCGCATTGTTAGCCGAGCGGATAGCAATCGCCGAACACGAACTGATGATTACCGGTGGTACCTCACAGGCGCTCGATATGCTCTGTAAGCACTTGAGTCAGCCGGGGGATGTCGTGCTGGTAGAAGCGCCGACCTATCACCTGGCGCTACGCATTTTTCGCGATTACAAACTGCGCCCGGTGATGCTTCCCGGCGATCAACAAGGGGTACACGTCACCGCAGTGGCGACCCTGGTCAGGTTGTTACGTCAGCGTGGTGAACGGATCGCCTTCCTCTATCTGGTGCCGAGTTTTCGCAATCCGAGTGGTGTGACGCTAAGTGCTGAACGACGGGCTGAGCTGGCCCGTTTGGCTACTGCGCTCGAATTGACCGTTATTGAAGACGAGGCGTATGCTGAATTGTGGTACGATTTGCCGCCACCGCCACCAATCGCCAGTTTTGCGCCTGGGAGCATGCTGATCCGATTAGGCAGTTTTGCCAAAGTATTGGCCCCTGGTCTACGGCTGGGTTGGATGCAGGCGCCGTCGTCGTTGATCCAGCGCTGTGTCTCCTCTGGCATGCTCGATAGCGGAGGTGGGGTCAATCACTTTACCGCCCATGTTGTTCTCGCATTACTCCGTGCCGGTGACTTTGAGCCGCACTTGCTGCGGTTACGTAATGGACTGCGGGCGCGACGCGATACGTTGCTGGCAGCGCTGGCCCGCACCATGCCGAGAGGTGTGACATGGCGGCCACCATTAGGCGGTTTTTTTGTCTGGTTGCGTACTCCGCCGACGATTGATACCACGGCCCTGCTGCCAATCGCAGAGGCGGCTGGTGTCTCGTATATTCCCGGTGAACGCTTTTACGCCGGTAGCGGTGGGCGACACGAGCTTCGCCTGGCGTTTTCGCTCCTCTCCGAAGCCGATTTGATCGAGGGTGCTCGCCGTTTGGGTAAGGTGTTACGAGAAGCGGGATGA
- a CDS encoding TIGR04086 family membrane protein, whose amino-acid sequence MNIRWTAVISGFMTDFALTILLQVFIVLIGQTTVFTDPSLQNPIHIVLILIGAGLTGVGGFVAAWLAGESFAMHGFLVGVVGILVAALANVGVVVPPLLLLGQVVGCICGALGGVLAGRLRTSVRIK is encoded by the coding sequence GTGAATATCCGCTGGACCGCAGTTATTTCCGGTTTCATGACCGATTTCGCACTCACTATTCTCTTGCAGGTGTTCATTGTTCTCATTGGACAAACCACGGTCTTTACCGATCCATCACTGCAAAATCCGATCCACATCGTGCTCATTTTGATTGGTGCCGGCCTGACCGGCGTGGGCGGATTTGTCGCCGCCTGGCTGGCAGGTGAGTCATTTGCCATGCATGGCTTTCTGGTAGGCGTAGTTGGCATTCTGGTGGCAGCATTGGCCAATGTTGGGGTTGTGGTACCACCGTTGTTGTTGCTGGGACAGGTTGTCGGCTGTATTTGTGGCGCCTTGGGTGGTGTGCTGGCCGGGCGTTTGCGTACCTCAGTAAGGATTAAGTAG